The nucleotide sequence GTGATCCGCTGCGGCAGGAAGATCGGCACCCGCGTCCCGATGCGGATGATCTCCACATGGGGGATCGCCCGCAGCCGGCGGAGCAGATCCTCCAGGATCGGCTGGGGCAGGATCAGCGGATCGCCACCGGAGAGCAACACATCCCGGATCTGGGGCGTGCGGGCGATGTATTCGATCTGCCGATCGTAATCCCGCCGCCCGAAATTGGCATGGGGATCCCCCACAATCCGGCTGCGGGTGCAGAACCGGCAGTAGCTGGCACACTGGGTCGTCACCAGCATCAGCACCCGATCCGGATACCGATGGACCAGGCCCGGGACCGGGGAGTGTTGATCCTCGGAAAGGGAATCCTCCATCAGCCCCGGCGTCGGCTCCAGCTCCCTCGCGGTGGGGATCACCTGGCGCCGGATCGGGCAGTTCGGATCCACCGGGTCGATCAGCGAGGCGAAATACGGGGTGATGTCCATGCGGAACCGGTGGGTGGCCGCCGCACCGGCCTCCTCCTCCGGGGTCAGTTGGATGATCTGTTTCAGCTGTTCCACCGAGTTCAGGCGATGGGTGAGCTGCCAGCGCCAGTCATCCCACAGCTCATCCGGCACATCCTGCCAGATCGGCGCCCGCCGGCTGCGCCGTTTCGCACCAGGGGGCTCCTCCTCCAGCCGCTTCCGCTCTTCCATCGCTTCACATCCTCCCCAGCGAGATCGCATCGGAGAGCCCAGGGATCTTCTCCACGATCGCCACAACCTGAACCGCTCTTCCACGAGCGGGATTTTACATCAACTCCCTCGTGGTATGCGTTAAGAAAGCGTGTAAGTTCCGTGAGATTTCGGTTAAGCATATCATCGAAGATTTTAGATAAATCGAAGCTCATAAATGATTTGGCGGAAGCGATCTCCGCTTTTCAGCGTAAGGCAACGGCTTGCCGCTGCCCTACGCCCACTCTGAATGCTGGAGCAACAAGGGGCGAGCGCATGGGCCTTGCATCGTTCGACGGATTTCAGGGCCCGCGATATAGTCGGAGCATTGAAGGAAACCTGTCCCCGCTCTGGAGGGCATCGGACTTCGAGTCCGACGGCGCAAGCGCTGCGCCGGAACAACGATCCCCAATCCACCCGATCGATGGAGGAACGATGATCGAGCCGACAACGCCGGAACGCGTCCTGGTGGTGGCGGCCCATCCCGACGATGTGGAGTTCACCTGCGCGGGCACGCTGGCCAAGTGGGCCCGACGGGGCAGCGTCATCGCCCTGGTGCTCTGCACCAGCGGCGACGCGGGAACGGAGGAGACGAATCGATCGCGGGAGGAGATGGCGCGGATCCGGGAGGCGGAGCAGGAGGCGGCCGCCCGGGTCCTGGGCATCGCCGAGGTGATCTTCCTGCGCCATCCGGACGGCCTGCTGCAACCCACCCTGGAGCTGCGGCGGGAGCTGGTGCGGGAGATCCGCCGCTTCCGGCCCCAGGCCCTGGTCTGTGGCGATCCATCGGTTTATTTCTACGGGGAGGACTACATCAACCACCCGGATCATCGGGCGGCAGCCCAGGCCGCGCTGGAAGCCGTGTTCCCCGCCGCGGGGATGCCCCTCCTCTTCCCCGAGCTGGGCCTTCCCCCTCATCGGGTGCGAGAGGTGTATATCTACGGCGCGGCGCAGCCCAATGTATGGATCGACATCGAGGAGACCCTGGAGATCAAAATCGAAGCCCTGCGCTGCCACCGCAGCCAGATCGGGGATTGGGATCCAGGCCCCACCCTGCGGGCATGGGCCACTGAGGAGGGACGGACCGTAGGTATGCGTTATGCGGAGGCGTTTCGCCGGATGGTGATCGGAGAATAACCCGGCGCCCTTCCTCCGCCGGTCTTCCCGGGGAACTCTGGAGGCCAGAGGGTGTGCCTTCAGCGTCCCGACCGGCCTCCACAA is from Thermoflexus sp. and encodes:
- a CDS encoding PIG-L deacetylase family protein; this encodes MIEPTTPERVLVVAAHPDDVEFTCAGTLAKWARRGSVIALVLCTSGDAGTEETNRSREEMARIREAEQEAAARVLGIAEVIFLRHPDGLLQPTLELRRELVREIRRFRPQALVCGDPSVYFYGEDYINHPDHRAAAQAALEAVFPAAGMPLLFPELGLPPHRVREVYIYGAAQPNVWIDIEETLEIKIEALRCHRSQIGDWDPGPTLRAWATEEGRTVGMRYAEAFRRMVIGE